Proteins found in one Lagopus muta isolate bLagMut1 chromosome 18, bLagMut1 primary, whole genome shotgun sequence genomic segment:
- the FDXR gene encoding NADPH:adrenodoxin oxidoreductase, mitochondrial isoform X4 produces the protein MAAPARAGACCRAGWGAAGRPASAALSLLPAGLRRWLSSRAPAPRICVVGSGPAGFYTAQHILKHHDLAQVDIYEKLPVPFGLVRFGVAPDHPEVKNVINTFTQTARSERCAYYGNVTVGRDVTVGELQQAYHAVVLSYGAEDNRVLGIPGENLCGVYSARAFVGWYNGLPENRGLKPDLSCETALILGHGNVALDVARILLSPLDFLRKTDITECSLAALACSKVKRVWLAGRRGPLQVAFTIKELREMINLPGTQPVLNPADFTGLENAVKDAPRPRKRLTELMIKTALEKPREKAAVPRQWGLKFQRSPQEVLPTADGTRVRGVRMALTRLEGLGDSAKAVPTGDVEELECGLVLSSIGYRSLPLEPAVPFDAQHGIIPNSLGRVRGVPGLGVLLLKPYSPFGCLVLVWRCTSSCDSTVRALYSVPKAGVHRAAVCSLM, from the exons ATGGCGGCTCCCGCCCGCGCGGGTGCGTGCTGCCGGGCGGGGTGGGGAGCCGCGGGTCGGCCGGCCTCAGCCGCTCTGTCCCTTCTACCCGCAGGACTCCGGCGCTGGCTGTCCTCGCGTGCCCCGGCCCCGAGGATCTGCGTGGTGGGCAGCGGCCCCGCGGGGTTCTACACGGCTCAGCACATCCTGAAG CACCATGACCTGGCACAAGTGGACATCTATGAGAAGCTGCCTGTTCCATTTGGGCTCGTCCGTTTTGGAGTGGCACCGGATCACCCTGAAGTGAAG AATGTGATCAACACGTTCACGCAGACTGCGCGTTCGGAGCGCTGCGCCTACTATGGCAATGTCACCGTGGGCAGGGACGTCACggtgggagagctgcagcaggcgTACCATGCTGTGGTGCTG AGTTACGGTGCTGAAGACAACCGGGTTTTGGGGATCCCAGGGGAAAACCTGTGTGGGGTTTACTCAGCCCGAGCCTTTGTGGGCTGGTACAACGGACTGCCTGAGAACCGGGGT ctgaaGCCTGACCTAAGCTGTGAAACAGCGCTGATCCTGGGCCATGGCAACGTGGCTCTGGATGTCGCCCGCATCCTCCTTTCTCCACTGGATTTCCTCAGG AAGACAGACATCACTGAGTGCTCCTTGGCAGCTCTAGCCTGCAGCAAGGTGAAGCGCGTGTGGCTGGCTGGGAGAAGGGGGCCTCTCCAAGTTGCTTTCACTATCAAG GAGCTGCGGGAGATGATAAATCTGCCTGGTACCCAACCTGTCCTGAACCCTGCTGACTTCACAGGCCTCGAAAATGCTGTTAAAG ATGCCCCCAGGCCCAGGAAACGACTGACTGAGCTGATGATCAAAACGGCCCTGGAGAAGCCCAGGGAGAAGGCAGCAGTCCCCCGGCAGTGGGGCTTGAAGTTCCAGCGTAGCCCCCAGGAGGTGCTGCCCACCGCCGATGGGACGCGGGTGAGGGGCGTCCGCATGGCCCTGACCCGCTTGGAG GGCTTAGGTGACTCTGCCAAAGCTGTCCCCACTGGAGACGTGGAGGAGCTGGAGTGCGGgctggtgctcagcagcattGGCTACCGGAGCCTGCCCCTGGAGCCAGCGGTGCCTTTCGACGCCCAGCACGGCATTATCCCCAACAGCCTGGGCAGAGTGAGGGGTGTTCCAG gCCTTGGAGTCTTGTTACTGAAGCCGTACAGCCCATTTGGCTGCTTGGTGCTAGTCTGGAGGTGCACAAGTTCCTGTGACAGCACTGTCAGAGCACTGTACTCTGTCCCCAAAGCAGGCGTGCAtcgtgctgctgtctgcagcttgATGTGA
- the FDXR gene encoding NADPH:adrenodoxin oxidoreductase, mitochondrial isoform X2 encodes MGPGGACWRGGGAGLRRWLSSRAPAPRICVVGSGPAGFYTAQHILKHHDLAQVDIYEKLPVPFGLVRFGVAPDHPEVKNVINTFTQTARSERCAYYGNVTVGRDVTVGELQQAYHAVVLSYGAEDNRVLGIPGENLCGVYSARAFVGWYNGLPENRGLKPDLSCETALILGHGNVALDVARILLSPLDFLRKTDITECSLAALACSKVKRVWLAGRRGPLQVAFTIKELREMINLPGTQPVLNPADFTGLENAVKDAPRPRKRLTELMIKTALEKPREKAAVPRQWGLKFQRSPQEVLPTADGTRVRGVRMALTRLEGLGDSAKAVPTGDVEELECGLVLSSIGYRSLPLEPAVPFDAQHGIIPNSLGRVRGVPGLYCSGWVKRGPVGVIITTMNDSFDTAQSVLEDLQGGVLDVTVSREGFGAVGSILRSRGIRPVSFSDWEKIDAAEVARGKAAGKPREKIVDPQEMLQLIGH; translated from the exons ATGGGACCGGGCGGCGCGTGCTggaggggcggcggggccg GACTCCGGCGCTGGCTGTCCTCGCGTGCCCCGGCCCCGAGGATCTGCGTGGTGGGCAGCGGCCCCGCGGGGTTCTACACGGCTCAGCACATCCTGAAG CACCATGACCTGGCACAAGTGGACATCTATGAGAAGCTGCCTGTTCCATTTGGGCTCGTCCGTTTTGGAGTGGCACCGGATCACCCTGAAGTGAAG AATGTGATCAACACGTTCACGCAGACTGCGCGTTCGGAGCGCTGCGCCTACTATGGCAATGTCACCGTGGGCAGGGACGTCACggtgggagagctgcagcaggcgTACCATGCTGTGGTGCTG AGTTACGGTGCTGAAGACAACCGGGTTTTGGGGATCCCAGGGGAAAACCTGTGTGGGGTTTACTCAGCCCGAGCCTTTGTGGGCTGGTACAACGGACTGCCTGAGAACCGGGGT ctgaaGCCTGACCTAAGCTGTGAAACAGCGCTGATCCTGGGCCATGGCAACGTGGCTCTGGATGTCGCCCGCATCCTCCTTTCTCCACTGGATTTCCTCAGG AAGACAGACATCACTGAGTGCTCCTTGGCAGCTCTAGCCTGCAGCAAGGTGAAGCGCGTGTGGCTGGCTGGGAGAAGGGGGCCTCTCCAAGTTGCTTTCACTATCAAG GAGCTGCGGGAGATGATAAATCTGCCTGGTACCCAACCTGTCCTGAACCCTGCTGACTTCACAGGCCTCGAAAATGCTGTTAAAG ATGCCCCCAGGCCCAGGAAACGACTGACTGAGCTGATGATCAAAACGGCCCTGGAGAAGCCCAGGGAGAAGGCAGCAGTCCCCCGGCAGTGGGGCTTGAAGTTCCAGCGTAGCCCCCAGGAGGTGCTGCCCACCGCCGATGGGACGCGGGTGAGGGGCGTCCGCATGGCCCTGACCCGCTTGGAG GGCTTAGGTGACTCTGCCAAAGCTGTCCCCACTGGAGACGTGGAGGAGCTGGAGTGCGGgctggtgctcagcagcattGGCTACCGGAGCCTGCCCCTGGAGCCAGCGGTGCCTTTCGACGCCCAGCACGGCATTATCCCCAACAGCCTGGGCAGAGTGAGGGGTGTTCCAG GTCTGTACTGCAGTGGGTGGGTGAAGAGAGGACCTGTGGGAGTGATCATCACCACCATGAATGACAGCTTTGACACTGCCCAGTCTGTGCTGGAGGATCTCCAAGGGGGTGTGCTGGATGTGACCGTCTCCAGAGAAGGTTTTGGGGCTGTGGGTAGCATCCTGCGTAGTCGAG GGATCCGTCCTGTTTCCTTCTCGGACTGGGAGAAGATAGATGCTGCCGAGGTGGCGAGAGGGAAAGCTGCTGGCAAACCCCGGGAGAAGATAGTAGATCctcaggagatgctgcagctgatCGGCCACTGA
- the FDXR gene encoding NADPH:adrenodoxin oxidoreductase, mitochondrial isoform X1, whose protein sequence is MAAPARAGACCRAGWGAAGRPASAALSLLPAGLRRWLSSRAPAPRICVVGSGPAGFYTAQHILKHHDLAQVDIYEKLPVPFGLVRFGVAPDHPEVKNVINTFTQTARSERCAYYGNVTVGRDVTVGELQQAYHAVVLSYGAEDNRVLGIPGENLCGVYSARAFVGWYNGLPENRGLKPDLSCETALILGHGNVALDVARILLSPLDFLRKTDITECSLAALACSKVKRVWLAGRRGPLQVAFTIKELREMINLPGTQPVLNPADFTGLENAVKDAPRPRKRLTELMIKTALEKPREKAAVPRQWGLKFQRSPQEVLPTADGTRVRGVRMALTRLEGLGDSAKAVPTGDVEELECGLVLSSIGYRSLPLEPAVPFDAQHGIIPNSLGRVRGVPGLYCSGWVKRGPVGVIITTMNDSFDTAQSVLEDLQGGVLDVTVSREGFGAVGSILRSRGIRPVSFSDWEKIDAAEVARGKAAGKPREKIVDPQEMLQLIGH, encoded by the exons ATGGCGGCTCCCGCCCGCGCGGGTGCGTGCTGCCGGGCGGGGTGGGGAGCCGCGGGTCGGCCGGCCTCAGCCGCTCTGTCCCTTCTACCCGCAGGACTCCGGCGCTGGCTGTCCTCGCGTGCCCCGGCCCCGAGGATCTGCGTGGTGGGCAGCGGCCCCGCGGGGTTCTACACGGCTCAGCACATCCTGAAG CACCATGACCTGGCACAAGTGGACATCTATGAGAAGCTGCCTGTTCCATTTGGGCTCGTCCGTTTTGGAGTGGCACCGGATCACCCTGAAGTGAAG AATGTGATCAACACGTTCACGCAGACTGCGCGTTCGGAGCGCTGCGCCTACTATGGCAATGTCACCGTGGGCAGGGACGTCACggtgggagagctgcagcaggcgTACCATGCTGTGGTGCTG AGTTACGGTGCTGAAGACAACCGGGTTTTGGGGATCCCAGGGGAAAACCTGTGTGGGGTTTACTCAGCCCGAGCCTTTGTGGGCTGGTACAACGGACTGCCTGAGAACCGGGGT ctgaaGCCTGACCTAAGCTGTGAAACAGCGCTGATCCTGGGCCATGGCAACGTGGCTCTGGATGTCGCCCGCATCCTCCTTTCTCCACTGGATTTCCTCAGG AAGACAGACATCACTGAGTGCTCCTTGGCAGCTCTAGCCTGCAGCAAGGTGAAGCGCGTGTGGCTGGCTGGGAGAAGGGGGCCTCTCCAAGTTGCTTTCACTATCAAG GAGCTGCGGGAGATGATAAATCTGCCTGGTACCCAACCTGTCCTGAACCCTGCTGACTTCACAGGCCTCGAAAATGCTGTTAAAG ATGCCCCCAGGCCCAGGAAACGACTGACTGAGCTGATGATCAAAACGGCCCTGGAGAAGCCCAGGGAGAAGGCAGCAGTCCCCCGGCAGTGGGGCTTGAAGTTCCAGCGTAGCCCCCAGGAGGTGCTGCCCACCGCCGATGGGACGCGGGTGAGGGGCGTCCGCATGGCCCTGACCCGCTTGGAG GGCTTAGGTGACTCTGCCAAAGCTGTCCCCACTGGAGACGTGGAGGAGCTGGAGTGCGGgctggtgctcagcagcattGGCTACCGGAGCCTGCCCCTGGAGCCAGCGGTGCCTTTCGACGCCCAGCACGGCATTATCCCCAACAGCCTGGGCAGAGTGAGGGGTGTTCCAG GTCTGTACTGCAGTGGGTGGGTGAAGAGAGGACCTGTGGGAGTGATCATCACCACCATGAATGACAGCTTTGACACTGCCCAGTCTGTGCTGGAGGATCTCCAAGGGGGTGTGCTGGATGTGACCGTCTCCAGAGAAGGTTTTGGGGCTGTGGGTAGCATCCTGCGTAGTCGAG GGATCCGTCCTGTTTCCTTCTCGGACTGGGAGAAGATAGATGCTGCCGAGGTGGCGAGAGGGAAAGCTGCTGGCAAACCCCGGGAGAAGATAGTAGATCctcaggagatgctgcagctgatCGGCCACTGA
- the FDXR gene encoding NADPH:adrenodoxin oxidoreductase, mitochondrial isoform X3, whose product MAAPARAGLRRWLSSRAPAPRICVVGSGPAGFYTAQHILKHHDLAQVDIYEKLPVPFGLVRFGVAPDHPEVKNVINTFTQTARSERCAYYGNVTVGRDVTVGELQQAYHAVVLSYGAEDNRVLGIPGENLCGVYSARAFVGWYNGLPENRGLKPDLSCETALILGHGNVALDVARILLSPLDFLRKTDITECSLAALACSKVKRVWLAGRRGPLQVAFTIKELREMINLPGTQPVLNPADFTGLENAVKDAPRPRKRLTELMIKTALEKPREKAAVPRQWGLKFQRSPQEVLPTADGTRVRGVRMALTRLEGLGDSAKAVPTGDVEELECGLVLSSIGYRSLPLEPAVPFDAQHGIIPNSLGRVRGVPGLYCSGWVKRGPVGVIITTMNDSFDTAQSVLEDLQGGVLDVTVSREGFGAVGSILRSRGIRPVSFSDWEKIDAAEVARGKAAGKPREKIVDPQEMLQLIGH is encoded by the exons ATGGCGGCTCCCGCCCGCGCGG GACTCCGGCGCTGGCTGTCCTCGCGTGCCCCGGCCCCGAGGATCTGCGTGGTGGGCAGCGGCCCCGCGGGGTTCTACACGGCTCAGCACATCCTGAAG CACCATGACCTGGCACAAGTGGACATCTATGAGAAGCTGCCTGTTCCATTTGGGCTCGTCCGTTTTGGAGTGGCACCGGATCACCCTGAAGTGAAG AATGTGATCAACACGTTCACGCAGACTGCGCGTTCGGAGCGCTGCGCCTACTATGGCAATGTCACCGTGGGCAGGGACGTCACggtgggagagctgcagcaggcgTACCATGCTGTGGTGCTG AGTTACGGTGCTGAAGACAACCGGGTTTTGGGGATCCCAGGGGAAAACCTGTGTGGGGTTTACTCAGCCCGAGCCTTTGTGGGCTGGTACAACGGACTGCCTGAGAACCGGGGT ctgaaGCCTGACCTAAGCTGTGAAACAGCGCTGATCCTGGGCCATGGCAACGTGGCTCTGGATGTCGCCCGCATCCTCCTTTCTCCACTGGATTTCCTCAGG AAGACAGACATCACTGAGTGCTCCTTGGCAGCTCTAGCCTGCAGCAAGGTGAAGCGCGTGTGGCTGGCTGGGAGAAGGGGGCCTCTCCAAGTTGCTTTCACTATCAAG GAGCTGCGGGAGATGATAAATCTGCCTGGTACCCAACCTGTCCTGAACCCTGCTGACTTCACAGGCCTCGAAAATGCTGTTAAAG ATGCCCCCAGGCCCAGGAAACGACTGACTGAGCTGATGATCAAAACGGCCCTGGAGAAGCCCAGGGAGAAGGCAGCAGTCCCCCGGCAGTGGGGCTTGAAGTTCCAGCGTAGCCCCCAGGAGGTGCTGCCCACCGCCGATGGGACGCGGGTGAGGGGCGTCCGCATGGCCCTGACCCGCTTGGAG GGCTTAGGTGACTCTGCCAAAGCTGTCCCCACTGGAGACGTGGAGGAGCTGGAGTGCGGgctggtgctcagcagcattGGCTACCGGAGCCTGCCCCTGGAGCCAGCGGTGCCTTTCGACGCCCAGCACGGCATTATCCCCAACAGCCTGGGCAGAGTGAGGGGTGTTCCAG GTCTGTACTGCAGTGGGTGGGTGAAGAGAGGACCTGTGGGAGTGATCATCACCACCATGAATGACAGCTTTGACACTGCCCAGTCTGTGCTGGAGGATCTCCAAGGGGGTGTGCTGGATGTGACCGTCTCCAGAGAAGGTTTTGGGGCTGTGGGTAGCATCCTGCGTAGTCGAG GGATCCGTCCTGTTTCCTTCTCGGACTGGGAGAAGATAGATGCTGCCGAGGTGGCGAGAGGGAAAGCTGCTGGCAAACCCCGGGAGAAGATAGTAGATCctcaggagatgctgcagctgatCGGCCACTGA